The window GGAGACTTAATTCTTTAGTAGGAGCCCCGAGGTGATTATCGGAAGCAAAGTATATTTTCTTTCCTTCAGGAATGTTCATTCTGATATGTTCTTCTTGTAAATATAAAACAAAATTTGCGTTAGACGATTTACTATAGGTATAGCCTTATTCGTTATCGCTGGCGTACCATTGAGCAAAAGAAGTTTCTGTTTCCTGAAGTTTTAAAGAATGTAGTTTAACGTTTTCAGGCAATCTTGCTTTGATCTTTTCGGCAAAATCTATTACCATGTTTTCGCTGGTCGGCTGATAGTCGACCAGAATAACACTATGTCCGCGGTCTTGCAGTTCTTTAGCAAGTTCGATATGCGGGGTGTTTTTATTAAAAACGGTAGCATGATCAAAAACATCAACAATGTCTTCTTTTACGATCTTTTTAAGGTCTCCGAAGTCAATTACCATACCCAGTTTTACATGGCTGGTGTCTGTTATGGGCGAGCCAATTACGGTAACGGCCAGTTTGTAACTATGTCCGTGTACATTACGGCATTTGCCGTCATAGCCGTAAAGTGCGTGACCTGTTTCAAAATCGAATTGTTTGGTGATGCGGATTTTTGACATATTTATTTGATTTACGATGCAAAGATACGGGTTTCGTTCTATGGATAGGGGCAAAGGGATAAAGGATTTAATTTAAAGATTATGAAGACCAGGAATCGTTAAAAAATGAAATTCATATTTCCTTCTTCCATATATTTGCCTACTTTTTTTGAAATACTGAAACAAAGGTGAGCGAGCTGTTTGAGCAGTTGGATTTCGTTGAAGATCCGCTGTTCGAGAAGGTTATTGCCGATATACTGGATCGGCATTATAGTGTAGTGGATAATTTCTTTTCTGCGGAGGAAGTTGATCTGTTGCGCAATTCATTGTTGCAAAAATATGAAGATGACCGGTTTAAGAAATCGGCTGTCGGAAACCGGACCAACGAATTTATCGAAAAACAGATACGAGGCGATTTTATTCATTGGATCAATGAAAATGAGAAAAATGATGCCGAGCAATTATTCTTCAATAGAATAAACAGCCTGACAGATTACCTGAACAGAACTTGCTTTATGGGAATTCTTCACAAAGAGTTTCACTATGCCGTATATCCCGAAGGAACTTTTTACAGACGTCATCTGGACACATTTCAGAATGACGATCGTAGAGTACTGTCGGTGGTGTGTTATCTGAATGACGAGAGTTGGGATTTGAAAAACGGGGGTGAATTAACACTGTACCTCGATAATGACGGTAAAGAAGAAGAAATGAACTTGTATCCGTTGCCGGGGAGGGTCGTTATTTTTGAAAGTCAGCTTATCGAACATGAGGTAAAACACGTTATTGCCTCCGAACGTTTGAGTATTACCGGCTGGCTAAAGACCAGGTAGCTAATTTTCAGAATTTAATCTGATAAAATCGAGGTAGTAGCTTCTAAGCAAGGTTTTTACCTGCTTGGTGTTTTTATTCTTGTAGAGGTATTGGTTCTTTTCGGCTACATAATAAATGAATAATCCGAACTGGCTTTCGGGAACTTCGAGAGTGTCAAGGATGTACAAGGAAAGATTGTTTTCCAAAAAACTTGCAGTCCCTCCTTTCTGGTTTACGGCAAGTTCTTTTTTTAATTGTTTCCTTCGGCCCGAGATCATATTGATAAGCGGGTCTAATTGCAATACCGGCCCTTTGTTGATAAAATCACGGAGGTATTGCTGTGCGCTTTTCTTCTGGTATGTAGACGTGTATAACCTGCGTTCGGTAGGGGTCATGGGCTTTTTACTATTCATAAAAGGATAGGTTTCGGCAGACTGATGCACCGTAACTGCCTCAAGGGCTATAATATCATTGTTGATATCAACCTCAATCTTGTTGGCTGTAATATCACTTGACTTTACCTGGTATATGTAATCCTCAAAGCTTGCCGAAGCCAACAATAACCTGTCACCGGCTTTAGCCTTTATTTTTGTTAGCCCGTCTTTATAAGAGCCTTCGGTAAGTAAATTTATGTTGGCAATTTCAAAATTGGTGACAGCCTTCCCGTTCTTATAGACAAAAACGGTGAGAAGGGAGTCTTGTGCTTGCATTTGTATGCCTCCCAAAAAGAAGATGAGCAAAAAACCATACCTGTTAAAACCGGTTAAAAAGGGGTAGTAGTTGGTGATAGCCGTTCGTTTTTTGATTAATGTGTAGTGAAATAACAAATAAATCTGACTGGTTACAAGCAGATTAACGTTTCTGAAACACAATTTGTGAAGCCGTTAACTTAAAGAAATCATAAAAGGAATTAAGGGTTTAATAATGCCGCGGATGATTGTTGATACAGATGCGGGATGTTATTTCTTGAACTTTTTTCTTTTTAGGCCCCTATGCCATATATGTCATAATTTCTTACATTGCAGCATTAATAAGGAAAAGAGACTGTAAGTGGTGTTTAGCTTTATATCTCTTATAATAGCATTTTACACATAAAAGATATAAAATGAAGTATTTACCGATACTAATCGCCGTAATCTTGTTTTATCCTGATTCGGCCTCAGCATGTAGTATGTATAAAATAACAAAAAACGGCAAAACAATAGTTGGAAATAATGAAGATTGGTTCAGCCCTAACACCCAAATTTGGTTTGTTCCTAAGGGTGACAATCCGTATGGGGTTATGAATGTCGGGTTTGAAAATGGTTTTCCACAAGGGGCAATCAATGAGGCAGGATTAGTCTATGATGGTTTTGCTATGCCATATCTTGAAATTAAGAATACGGATGGAAAAAAGGAAATCCCCATCACAGAATTAATTCCTTTTATAATGCATAAATATGCGAATGTAAAAGAAATAAAAGAGTACTTATCAACAGTCAATTTAAGTTATCTATCATCCAGTATGTTGGTTTTTATAGATAGAAGTGGCGAATATTTGATTGTTGAGGGCGATGAGCTGATTATAGGAAATGAGGCTGAAAAGTCGTTTTCTAATTTCTATCCCTCACAGAATTCGAATCCTGAGGAGGTAAATATTCCTTTCTACCAAAACGGATTGAAACATCTTAAAACTTCAGAATCTAAAGCTAATCTTGATTATTGTAGTTCTGTTATGAATAAGTTTCAACAAACTATAACACAGTATACTACAATTTATGACTTGGAAGAACGTAAGATCCGGTTATATCATTATCAAAACTTTGATAACTATATTGAATTAGACCTCATTGAAGAACTTAATAAAGGTGAACATCAATTAAAAATTCCTGAACTGTTTCCTAAAAACACAAAGGGATACCAATATTATATAATGTATAATGATGCAGATGCAGTTGTAGAACACTATGAAACCCGTTGGGAAAATGAAAGTATAAATATTGATGTCGAAGCCAAAAACCTTCTGAAGAAGAGAATAACGCAATCTATAGCCTATATTGCAACTGATTGGGCATACACAAAAAAAGATGACGAGGGAGCTATTAAAATATATAAACTGATACTAAAACTTTTTCCGGAAAATCAAGAGGCAAAGAAAACATTAGAGAATTTTATCGAAACGAAGAAAAAGCAATAAACCAAAATATGAACGACTCCATTCCAAAAGATGTTGTTGCAAAGAATTTGGTAAAAGGGGGCTCGTATTGGAACTGTAGTTAGCAAAAGTTCAAAGACGAAAAAGGGGCTTGATTATTCGTAATATGGTGTTGGATGCGCTTTAGAGGGCTATATATTTGATTTTAAGCCTATTGGGTGGTGTTGGTAAAAACATTAGGAGATCGCCACAGGCTTTTATAAAGACTGCTATTTTTGGAGCCCCGGTTAACAAATGATACAACAACAAACAAACCGTCTTCCGAAGCCCCGACCAGGGAGCGGCTGTGGTAATCTCACCAGGCCAACAGCTGCTTTAGTAAATTTAAACTAGAGCATAAAAAGATACTCCACGTAACAGCAGGCAATGATTTTTTTAAAAACAGGTAGTTTTTTTAAAGTTCCGAAGAATATTCTATACCTTTGACATCAGAACTTTAGGGGTGCTGACAGAGTCGGCTGAGATGATGACCCTTTGAACCTGATCCGGTTAATACTGGCGAAGGGAAAAGTTGGAACACTTCGTATTTGCAAACATGCTTCTTTTTACAGAAGAATTGTTTTGTATGGTGTTGGTGCAGTCTATGCCCGGTCCTCCTAAAGTTTATTGTAAAAAAAATCAATGATGATGACAGTAAACGTAAACAATGAGGTGGTCCGAATTCCTGAAAAAAGCCCGCTTTCTTTTTTATTATCTCATTTAAACATGTCGGCCGATGGTATCGCTATTGCCCTTGCCAATAATGTAGTGCCAAAGTCAGAATGGGAAACCACCCAATTAGAAGAAAATCAGAACATCTTAATTATCAAGGCAACGCAGGGAGGGTAGTCTTAATGAATGTTGAACAACAACAAATTAAAAGTTTAATCCGAAATATAAATGTCAGCTTGAGCGCAGTCGAAACCTTTGGGATTTTACAAATCCATTTGTTCTCATCTGTGTTCTGTGATAACTTAAAAAATAAACCATGAAAAAAGACAAAACACCAGGTCAGCAGGCGATAACCAGAGCGCCTTTTCCTAATTCAAGGAAAGTATACGTTAACGGTAGCTTACATCCGCAGATTAAAGTGCCTATGCGTGAAATAACTTTAAGTGATACGGTAGATAAATTCAACGGAACCAAAGAACCCAACGAACCTGTTTTGGTTTATGATACTTCCGGACCCTATACCGATCCAAATACAGAAATTGATGTAAAGAAAGGATTAGCGCCTGTTCGTGAGCAATGGGTAACAGATCGTGGCGACGTGGAACAACTGGAGGCATTATCATCTGCTTATGGTAATGAACGCCTGAACAATGAAAAGTTAGACGAATTACGCTTTCAGCATCTAAGAAAACCATTGAAAGCTAAAAAAGGACAGAATGTTACCCAGATGCATTATGCTAAAAAGGGAATCATCACGCCTGAAATGGAATATATCGCTATCCGGGAAAACCAAAAACTACAGGAGATAAAGGAGATAACCAAACAACATCCGGGGAATTCATTCGGCGCAAGTATCCCTGAGGTAATTACTCCTGAATTTGTTCGTGATGAGGTGGCAAGCGGTCGTGCGGTAATTCCTTGTAATATTAATCACCCCGAGAGTGAACCGATGATCATCGGGCGTAATTTTCTGGTAAAGATCAATGCCAATATAGGTAACTCGGCAGTAACATCCTCGATCGAAGAAGAAGTAGAAAAAGCTGTTTGGGCATGCAGATGGGGAGCAGATACGATTATGGATCTTTCCACAGGGAAGAATATTCACGAAACCAGGGAGTGGATTCTCAGAAACTCTCCGGTGCCGATTGGAACTGTGCCAATCTATCAGGCATTGGAAAAAGTAAACGGAAAAGCAGAAGACCTTACCTGGGAAATTTTCAGGGATACCCTTATAGAACAAGCAGAGCAGGGAGTCGATTACTTTACTATTCATGCAGGTGTATTGTTGCGTTATGTGCCACATACCGCTAAGCGTGTTACCGGAATTGTGTCCCGTGGAGGATCCATCATGGCCAAGTGGTGTCTGGCGCATCATAAAGAGAACTTCCTGTATACACATTTCGAAGAGATCTGTGAAATTATGAAAGCATATGATGTTTCTTTCTCGCTTGGAGACGGATTGCGTCCGGGGAGTATAGCAGATGCAAATGATTATGCCCAGTTTGCAGAGCTGGAAACGCTGGGAGAATTAACCAAAATTGCCTGGAAGCACGACGTACAAACCATCATAGAAGGACCGGGGCATATTCCGATGCATATGATCAAAGAGAATATGGACAAGCAGTTAAGAGAGTGTGGTGAAGCACCTTTCTATACATTAGGGCCGCTTACTACCGATATTGCACCGGGGTATGATCACATTACAAGTGGTATCGGTGCAGCCATGATCGGATGGTATGGTTGTGCAATGTTGTGTTATGTTACTCCAAAAGAACATTTAGGACTACCAAACAAGGAAGACGTAAAAGAGGGGGTTATTACCTATAAAATCGCAGCACATGCGGCCGACCTGGCTAAAGGACACCCGGGCGCACAACACAGAGATGATGCCATGAGTAAAGCACGTTTCGAGTTTAGATGGGAAGATCAGTTTAATCTGGCGTTAGACCCTGATACGGCCAGGGAATACCACGACGAGACGCTTCCTTCGGAAAATGCCAAAGTAGCTCATTTTTGTTCTATGTGTGGTCCTAACTTCTGCTCGATGAAAATCACTCAGGATGTTAGAAACTATGCCAAAGAGCATGGGCTGGAAGATGAAAAGGCATTGGAAGAAGGTATGAAGAAGAAATCAGAAGAGTTTAAAGACAAGGGGAGCGAGGTGTACTTGTAAAGATGCTATGTTGATAGTTATTACCGCTGAAAATCTCATTGTGAATGAGTGCCGGCAGTTGAACGCTATGTTCGCTGCCGGACTACAGATTTTACATCTCAGGAAACCCGGTTATACCGAAAAACAATATACAAAGTTGTTAATGGGGATAGAAACGCACTATCACCAAAGAATAGTATTACACGATCATCATAGGCTCTGTAAAAAGGTTAAGGTAAAGGGGATTCATGTAAAGGAAGCATTCCGGAAGCAATTGGGAGATCGGCTCTATGATTACCTCCAAAATTACAAAAAAGACGGGTTTACAGTCAGCAGTTCTTTTCACGATGTTGAGACTTTAAAATCAAGAGTGCCCTTTTTTGATTATGTAATGTTAAGTCCGGTTTTTGATTCCATTTCAAAAGAAGGGTATCATGGTAAAGGGTTTATGGTAGAAGGAATTAAAGATAACATAATAGCTTTGGGAGGTGTAACCGGAGATAAATTAAAAAGCCTGTTAGAAATGGGATATAGCGGAGCAGCAGTTTTAGGTGCTGTCTGGAAAGCAAATAATCCTCAAGAGGCCTTTTCAGATATAATGAAAGCTCAGAATGTTCTGAATCGCTGAATAAGTTCAATGAAAATGAAAGAAATATCAAAATTACAATACATATCACAAGGAAAC of the Zhouia spongiae genome contains:
- a CDS encoding 6-pyruvoyl trahydropterin synthase family protein; the encoded protein is MSKIRITKQFDFETGHALYGYDGKCRNVHGHSYKLAVTVIGSPITDTSHVKLGMVIDFGDLKKIVKEDIVDVFDHATVFNKNTPHIELAKELQDRGHSVILVDYQPTSENMVIDFAEKIKARLPENVKLHSLKLQETETSFAQWYASDNE
- a CDS encoding 2OG-Fe(II) oxygenase — encoded protein: MSELFEQLDFVEDPLFEKVIADILDRHYSVVDNFFSAEEVDLLRNSLLQKYEDDRFKKSAVGNRTNEFIEKQIRGDFIHWINENEKNDAEQLFFNRINSLTDYLNRTCFMGILHKEFHYAVYPEGTFYRRHLDTFQNDDRRVLSVVCYLNDESWDLKNGGELTLYLDNDGKEEEMNLYPLPGRVVIFESQLIEHEVKHVIASERLSITGWLKTR
- the thiS gene encoding sulfur carrier protein ThiS, translated to MMMTVNVNNEVVRIPEKSPLSFLLSHLNMSADGIAIALANNVVPKSEWETTQLEENQNILIIKATQGG
- the thiC gene encoding phosphomethylpyrimidine synthase ThiC; this translates as MKKDKTPGQQAITRAPFPNSRKVYVNGSLHPQIKVPMREITLSDTVDKFNGTKEPNEPVLVYDTSGPYTDPNTEIDVKKGLAPVREQWVTDRGDVEQLEALSSAYGNERLNNEKLDELRFQHLRKPLKAKKGQNVTQMHYAKKGIITPEMEYIAIRENQKLQEIKEITKQHPGNSFGASIPEVITPEFVRDEVASGRAVIPCNINHPESEPMIIGRNFLVKINANIGNSAVTSSIEEEVEKAVWACRWGADTIMDLSTGKNIHETREWILRNSPVPIGTVPIYQALEKVNGKAEDLTWEIFRDTLIEQAEQGVDYFTIHAGVLLRYVPHTAKRVTGIVSRGGSIMAKWCLAHHKENFLYTHFEEICEIMKAYDVSFSLGDGLRPGSIADANDYAQFAELETLGELTKIAWKHDVQTIIEGPGHIPMHMIKENMDKQLRECGEAPFYTLGPLTTDIAPGYDHITSGIGAAMIGWYGCAMLCYVTPKEHLGLPNKEDVKEGVITYKIAAHAADLAKGHPGAQHRDDAMSKARFEFRWEDQFNLALDPDTAREYHDETLPSENAKVAHFCSMCGPNFCSMKITQDVRNYAKEHGLEDEKALEEGMKKKSEEFKDKGSEVYL
- a CDS encoding thiamine phosphate synthase is translated as MLIVITAENLIVNECRQLNAMFAAGLQILHLRKPGYTEKQYTKLLMGIETHYHQRIVLHDHHRLCKKVKVKGIHVKEAFRKQLGDRLYDYLQNYKKDGFTVSSSFHDVETLKSRVPFFDYVMLSPVFDSISKEGYHGKGFMVEGIKDNIIALGGVTGDKLKSLLEMGYSGAAVLGAVWKANNPQEAFSDIMKAQNVLNR